Within Chitinivibrionia bacterium, the genomic segment GGTTTAGAGAGCAATACAAATCGCAAAGACAAAAAAGAAAAGACGATTTAGCGGCAACTTTTTTGGCAAAAAAAATAGACCAGATTTCGCTTTCGACAGAGACGGGGTATATTGAGCCGTTGATTAAGTTTTTTCACGGGAGAGAGAAAAGACGGTAGAACGATTTAGTTTTTGTTTTCCGCTATAAATAACTTTTAATGTTTCATTTGATAAACACCTGTTAATCATACACTTACCACCTGTTCGGACAAATTAGAAGTTGGAGTTCTATTTTGGCTAAAAAATAATTTATGCCTTTGCTGTAAAGTGGGAAAATGTTGAATTTGGTGTTTTTATTAAAACAAAAAAGAGCAAACTCGCGAGTTTACCTTCTCCTGCAAAATTTAATGTAAGACAAAAACAGCAATAGGCTGTTCTGCCAAATAATTCATATTTTGCAACAAATAGTGATTATCATCCAACTTTAAGTAAAAAAGAGAGAAAACAAGAACAATCTCACACATAAGGTTGCTCTCTCAAATTTACTTGAGAGAAAAGGGTGATTTGCAAGGATATAATCCCGACAAAACACTATTTGTTGCGTGGGTAAAATAATATTTATTTTTGGTAATATGGGAAGTTTTTGAAAACAGCGGTGTTTTGGTGCTTTTTTTGTGTTTGAATAACTCTCTGCTACGCTAATTCAACGACGGTTTCCTTAATAATCTAAGCGTTGATTTTACCTTCATATAGCTGTTCAATCGGAAAAATCAAATCCCAGTTTTTGCCCCAAACAATGTTTCCGCTTTCTAATTTGAATTTCTTGAAATTCTCCCGCTTTTTGTATCTGTTGTGCTGAGGATGCGGATGCTCTTTAAGAAAAACGCCGAAATCGACAATTTTTTTTGCCGCATCGTTGAACGTTAATTCAACCTTGTATTCGCCGTTGTATTCGGCTTTGACTATTTTTAATCTGCGCATAATCAAATCCTTTCGGTTATTTTTGTAATTTTCACTTTTTCTTTCAATATAAAATATTTAACCCATTTATCTACAATGTTCATAGCATATTTTTTGATAAATTTCTTTACCGACCTCATATCTTTTTCGGGCAACGGGTCAACGCCTGCTTTGTTTCTGTGTTTTATTTCCTTTAATTTACTTGTTAGTATAGAAAATAATATTTTGTTCGCGGTGATGTGAGGGATTTTTTGAAAACAGCTGACATTTGGTGCTTTTTTTGTTGCAAAGAGAGAAAATGTCTGATATTAACTTTTTTCGTGCGGCAAATATTATTTTATGGAAAAGGGTTTTACGCTACAATATACGAAATCTGAGAAAAGAGACAACAAAGTAGAAATTTCACCCCGAATGTAAATAACGGTTTTCCGCATTTATAGGCAATTTCACGAAAACATCGCCAAAATCTTCGGCAGAAATATAATACACCCGATAATCGTCGCTCCTGTCGCCGCGATTAAAACGGCGCCTGCGGCAACGTCTTTTGCCTTGCCTATAAGCGGATTAAATTCTTTGCAGAAAGCGTCGCCTAAGCATTCTAAGGCGGTGTTTAGCGCCTCGGCTACCCAGACCGACATCATTGCAAGAATAAGAAGCTTCCAATCGCTTGAAGATACGTTAAGAAAAAATCCCAAAGCGACGACTATAAACGTCATCATTGCGTGG encodes:
- a CDS encoding DUF2442 domain-containing protein, which gives rise to MRRLKIVKAEYNGEYKVELTFNDAAKKIVDFGVFLKEHPHPQHNRYKKRENFKKFKLESGNIVWGKNWDLIFPIEQLYEGKINA
- a CDS encoding diacylglycerol kinase family protein; translated protein: MPIINFIKRRIESVRYALNGVFVIIKTQKNAWIHAMMTFIVVALGFFLNVSSSDWKLLILAMMSVWVAEALNTALECLGDAFCKEFNPLIGKAKDVAAGAVLIAATGATIIGCIIFLPKILAMFS